One genomic segment of Nocardioides cavernaquae includes these proteins:
- a CDS encoding DUF3499 domain-containing protein has translation MSPVRRCSRTACGRPAVMTLTYVYADQTAVVGPLATYAEPHAYDLCEVHSERLSAPRGWEVLRLAADPSMAGPSGDDLLALADAVREAARPIVPAPVAPRPVEGGRETGRRGHLRVLTSSD, from the coding sequence GTGAGTCCTGTCCGTCGTTGTTCGCGCACTGCGTGTGGCCGCCCTGCGGTCATGACGCTGACGTACGTGTACGCCGACCAGACCGCGGTCGTGGGCCCGCTCGCGACCTACGCCGAGCCGCACGCCTACGACCTGTGCGAGGTCCACAGCGAGCGCCTCTCCGCGCCGCGTGGCTGGGAGGTGCTGCGTCTGGCAGCCGACCCGAGCATGGCGGGGCCCTCCGGTGACGACCTGCTGGCACTCGCGGATGCCGTGCGCGAGGCGGCCCGCCCGATCGTGCCGGCGCCAGTGGCGCCGCGTCCTGTGGAGGGTGGTCGCGAGACCGGTCGACGAGGACATCTCAGGGTGCTCACCAGCTCCGACTGA
- a CDS encoding metallopeptidase family protein, whose protein sequence is MSSRGRVRDRRGRGMRGPAVYPPSLGGVRSLPPRPTRRERFDEIVLAIGTEVERRWTKELGPVEYAVEDTPLLPEDWGEQAAPLSSLVRGTPDRPHRMVLFRRPIEHRATGREELEALVLTLIVEQIADLLGIDADDVDPRYQGD, encoded by the coding sequence GTGAGTTCGCGAGGTCGTGTCCGGGACCGCCGGGGCCGTGGCATGCGTGGCCCGGCCGTCTATCCCCCCTCGCTCGGAGGCGTCCGCTCGTTGCCGCCACGACCGACCCGGCGGGAGCGCTTCGACGAGATCGTGCTCGCCATCGGCACCGAGGTCGAGCGTCGCTGGACCAAGGAGCTCGGCCCGGTCGAGTACGCCGTCGAGGACACGCCGCTGCTGCCCGAGGACTGGGGCGAGCAGGCCGCTCCCTTGTCCTCGCTGGTGCGCGGCACCCCGGATCGCCCCCACCGCATGGTGCTCTTCCGGCGGCCGATCGAGCATCGCGCGACCGGGCGCGAGGAGCTCGAGGCGCTCGTGCTCACGCTGATCGTCGAGCAGATCGCCGACCTGCTCGGCATCGACGCTGACGACGTCGACCCGCGCTACCAGGGCGACTGA
- a CDS encoding DUF808 domain-containing protein translates to MSAGLFGLLDDVAALARLAAASVDDVSAAAGRATAKAAGVVVDDTAVTPQYVHGVAAQRELPIIKKIAVGSLRNKIFFILPALLVLSQFAEWALTPILMIGGTYLAFEGAEKVWERIRGHDDHVADLPAAAPHAHVDEAEDERTLIAGAVRTDFILSAEIMVIALNEIAAEGFVSRLVILAVVAVFITIAVYGVVALIVKMDDVGLHLAGRSSRASQKIGLGLVAGMPKLLAVISTVGVVAMLWVGGHILMVGADELGFHAPYELVHHLEHEVEVALHGAGALAGLAAWLVNTIASAIIGLIVGAVVVAVMHVLPISHGAHEGAGKTAPEDAAEDASGDAPEVAQD, encoded by the coding sequence ATGAGTGCCGGTCTGTTCGGACTCCTCGACGACGTGGCCGCGCTGGCCCGTCTGGCAGCCGCATCGGTGGACGACGTGAGCGCTGCCGCGGGCCGCGCGACCGCCAAGGCCGCTGGCGTGGTGGTCGACGACACGGCCGTCACCCCGCAGTACGTCCACGGCGTCGCGGCGCAGCGTGAGCTCCCGATCATCAAGAAGATCGCGGTCGGCTCGCTGCGCAACAAGATCTTCTTCATCCTCCCCGCCCTCCTGGTGCTCAGCCAGTTCGCCGAGTGGGCTCTCACCCCGATCCTGATGATCGGCGGCACCTACCTGGCGTTCGAGGGAGCCGAGAAGGTCTGGGAGCGGATCCGGGGTCACGACGACCACGTCGCTGACCTGCCCGCTGCCGCGCCCCACGCCCACGTGGACGAGGCAGAGGACGAGCGCACGCTGATTGCCGGCGCCGTCCGCACCGACTTCATCCTGTCCGCCGAGATCATGGTGATCGCGCTCAACGAGATCGCTGCCGAGGGCTTCGTCTCCCGGCTGGTGATCCTCGCGGTCGTCGCGGTCTTCATCACCATCGCGGTCTACGGCGTGGTGGCCCTGATCGTGAAGATGGATGACGTCGGCCTGCACCTCGCGGGGCGCAGCTCGCGGGCCTCGCAGAAGATCGGTCTCGGACTCGTCGCCGGCATGCCCAAGCTGCTCGCGGTGATCTCCACGGTCGGCGTCGTGGCCATGCTCTGGGTCGGTGGCCACATCCTGATGGTCGGCGCCGACGAGCTCGGCTTCCACGCGCCGTACGAACTGGTCCACCACCTCGAGCACGAGGTCGAGGTGGCCCTGCACGGTGCGGGCGCTCTCGCCGGTCTGGCCGCCTGGCTGGTCAACACGATCGCCTCCGCGATCATCGGCCTGATCGTCGGCGCGGTGGTGGTTGCGGTGATGCACGTCCTGCCGATCAGCCACGGTGCGCACGAGGGTGCCGGCAAGACGGCGCCCGAAGACGCAGCGGAAGACGCATCGGGCGACGCCCCCGAAGTCGCGCAGGATTGA
- a CDS encoding Trm112 family protein gives MTPPLNLDPRLLDIVRCPDCRGLLAPAAEELVCQGCGLAYPVRDDIPVLLVDEARQSRG, from the coding sequence ATGACCCCGCCACTGAACCTCGACCCGCGTCTGCTGGACATCGTCCGCTGCCCCGACTGCCGGGGCCTGCTCGCGCCCGCGGCCGAGGAGCTGGTCTGCCAGGGCTGCGGTCTTGCCTACCCCGTGCGCGACGACATTCCTGTCCTCCTGGTCGACGAGGCCCGGCAGAGTCGAGGCTGA
- a CDS encoding phosphomannomutase/phosphoglucomutase, protein MSATLSPENLHAIFKAYDVRGLVGSQLDEVLTRRIGAAFVQVLGVDKVVVGYDMRPSSPGMAGAFADGAAQAGADVVLIGLASTDQLYFAAGHLEMAGAMFTASHNPAAYNGIKLCKAGAAPVGMESGLKEIRDLVLSGFEPAAGMGGRVGEISSHDVLEAYAAHLLSLAPVAGRPLKVVADAGNGMAGLTAPAVFERLGAGSKGQIELIPMYFELDGTFPNHEANPIEPDNLVDLQKRVLSEGADIGLAFDGDADRCFLVDERGALVSPSTLTALIAARELLRVPGSTIIHNLITSRAVPEIVTELGGTPVRTRVGHSFIKATMAETDAIFGGEHSGHFYFRDFWRADSGMLAALHALAALAESGGTLSELLAEYDRYPMSGEINSTVADQAAVIAELKATYADQPGVTIDELDGMTVAHTDWWFNVRASNTEPLLRLNAEGKDEPTMTAIRDAVLAVIRSDR, encoded by the coding sequence ATGTCCGCGACGCTCTCTCCGGAGAACCTTCACGCCATCTTCAAGGCCTACGACGTCCGCGGTCTCGTGGGCAGCCAGCTCGACGAGGTCCTCACCCGGCGCATCGGCGCAGCGTTCGTGCAGGTGCTGGGAGTGGACAAGGTGGTCGTCGGCTATGACATGCGGCCCTCCTCGCCCGGCATGGCGGGTGCCTTCGCCGACGGTGCCGCGCAGGCAGGCGCCGACGTCGTCCTGATCGGCCTGGCCTCGACCGACCAGCTCTACTTCGCTGCCGGGCACCTGGAGATGGCCGGCGCGATGTTCACCGCCAGCCACAACCCAGCGGCGTACAACGGCATCAAGCTCTGCAAGGCAGGCGCGGCCCCGGTCGGCATGGAGTCGGGCCTCAAGGAGATCCGCGACCTGGTGCTGAGCGGTTTCGAGCCGGCCGCCGGCATGGGCGGGCGCGTGGGCGAGATCAGCAGCCACGACGTCCTCGAGGCCTACGCGGCGCACCTCCTCTCGCTCGCCCCGGTCGCCGGCCGCCCGCTCAAGGTTGTCGCCGACGCCGGCAACGGCATGGCCGGTCTCACTGCACCCGCCGTCTTCGAGCGCCTCGGTGCGGGCAGCAAGGGGCAGATCGAGCTGATCCCGATGTACTTCGAGCTCGACGGCACCTTCCCCAACCACGAGGCCAACCCGATCGAGCCGGACAACCTCGTCGACCTGCAGAAGCGGGTGCTGTCCGAGGGCGCCGACATCGGCCTGGCCTTCGACGGCGACGCCGACCGCTGCTTCCTCGTCGACGAGCGGGGAGCACTCGTCTCCCCGTCGACGCTGACCGCGCTGATCGCGGCCCGCGAGCTGCTGCGCGTCCCCGGGTCCACCATCATCCACAACCTGATCACGTCGCGCGCCGTGCCGGAGATCGTCACCGAGCTCGGCGGCACCCCGGTCCGCACCCGGGTGGGCCACTCCTTCATCAAGGCCACGATGGCCGAGACCGACGCCATCTTCGGCGGCGAGCACAGCGGCCACTTCTACTTCCGCGACTTCTGGCGCGCCGATTCGGGCATGCTCGCCGCGCTCCACGCGCTGGCGGCACTCGCCGAGTCCGGAGGCACTCTCTCGGAGCTGCTCGCGGAGTACGACCGCTACCCGATGTCCGGAGAGATCAACTCGACGGTCGCCGATCAGGCGGCCGTGATCGCGGAGCTCAAGGCGACCTATGCCGACCAGCCGGGCGTGACCATCGACGAGCTCGACGGCATGACCGTCGCGCACACCGACTGGTGGTTCAACGTCCGCGCATCCAACACCGAGCCGCTGCTGCGCCTCAACGCCGAAGGCAAGGACGAGCCCACGATGACCGCCATCCGCGACGCCGTTCTCGCCGTGATCAGGAGTGACCGATGA
- a CDS encoding SIS domain-containing protein translates to MDEFDESLLDDPDVLARADVRLRELAESGARVRREAGLAAEAIDAAVAESGDARPRAVIAAGPDSRLLRAVLEPWCPVPFVAWPGPALPGWAGSLDLVVMLAPQGSDPAAASAVAEAVRRGCQVVVACAPGSMVAEHAEGRWSYLLPTTAGDQLATAVLMLDYLHRIGLGPACDAEEVARSLDQVALDSSPHSDLSSNPAKELAIALADATPVVWGGSVLAARAARRIAEQLRRSSGRTALAGDAEHLLPVLEAARPRDVFADPFDGAVDTRPLLLILDDGAEDPVVREQRGRLQAAAARAGVRVETLTSDAGSEVARYASLLLAGTYAAEFLRLGRTS, encoded by the coding sequence ATGGACGAGTTCGACGAGTCCCTGCTCGACGACCCCGACGTCCTTGCGCGAGCGGACGTCCGGCTGCGTGAGCTCGCCGAGTCCGGTGCCCGCGTACGCCGCGAGGCCGGGCTGGCTGCCGAGGCGATCGACGCTGCCGTCGCCGAGAGCGGCGACGCGCGTCCGCGCGCGGTGATCGCTGCGGGTCCCGACTCGCGACTGCTCCGTGCGGTCCTCGAGCCGTGGTGCCCGGTGCCGTTCGTGGCCTGGCCGGGTCCTGCCCTCCCGGGTTGGGCCGGGAGCCTCGATCTCGTCGTGATGCTGGCACCGCAGGGCTCCGACCCTGCTGCCGCGTCCGCTGTCGCCGAGGCAGTCCGCCGCGGCTGCCAGGTCGTCGTCGCGTGCGCGCCCGGGTCGATGGTGGCCGAGCACGCCGAGGGCCGCTGGAGCTACCTGCTGCCGACCACGGCCGGCGACCAGCTCGCCACCGCGGTCCTCATGCTCGACTACCTGCACCGGATCGGACTCGGGCCGGCCTGCGACGCCGAGGAGGTGGCCCGGTCGCTCGACCAGGTGGCCCTCGACTCCTCGCCGCACAGCGACCTGTCGTCCAACCCGGCCAAGGAGCTGGCGATCGCCCTCGCCGACGCCACGCCCGTGGTCTGGGGCGGCTCCGTGCTGGCCGCCCGTGCCGCCCGCCGGATCGCCGAGCAGCTGCGCCGGTCGTCGGGTCGCACCGCGCTCGCCGGCGATGCCGAGCACCTGCTGCCGGTCCTGGAGGCGGCCCGTCCGCGTGACGTGTTCGCCGACCCGTTCGACGGCGCTGTCGACACCCGCCCGCTCCTGCTGATCCTCGATGACGGCGCAGAAGACCCGGTCGTTCGGGAGCAGCGAGGTCGCCTGCAGGCGGCCGCCGCGCGCGCCGGCGTACGGGTGGAGACATTGACCAGTGACGCCGGCAGCGAGGTGGCGCGCTATGCGTCGTTGCTCCTCGCCGGCACGTACGCCGCGGAGTTCCTGCGGCTCGGGAGGACCTCATGA